The genomic window GGGGTCACTGCGCGTGGCCTTGCGGAAGTCCCGCTCGGCGAACCTCGGCGATGGGGTGGCGCTCATCTGCGATCTCCCTGTGGGGTGGGGGTGTTCATCTCTTCGGTGTACTCGCGCGAGATCATCCGCAGGAACTCGCGGGTCTCGTCGAAGCGCAGCGCGACGTTGGTCAGCCGCGCCCAGGCCGAGTCGTGCGCGGCGAGGGCCTTCTTGTCGTCCAGGTAGCGAATCTCGCCCTCACCCTCGGTGTAGGCGAGTTCGAGTGGACCGGCCTCGCCAGGTGACGGGACGCGCAGCAGCACGAAGCGGTTGCTGATCGGGCAGCGGCGGCCGGGCGGGGTGCGGAACGGCATCACCTGGATCATCACGTTCGGCCGGTCGGACAGCGCGATCAGGTGCTCGATCTGCTCCCGCATGACCTCGGCCGGAGCCCACATGCGGCGCAGGCAGGACTCACTCAGCACGAAGTGGAGTGCCGGCGGCTCGTCCTTGTCCAGGATGTCCTGCCGGGCCAGCCGAGCGGCCACCCGGTCTTCGGTCGTGACGCCCTCGATCTCGACCTGGTCGGCATGGAGCGCCCTGGCATACGCCTCGGTCTGCGCCAGGCCGGGCACCACCTCGACCTCGTTCGAGCGGATCTGATCGGCGTGCTTCTCCAGGTCGATCAGCAGCCGCAGGTCCTCGGAATAGGCCCGGTTGTGGCCGGTGGACCAGAAGCCGCGCCGGTGGTTGTCCCGGCGCAGCTCGCGCAGCGCCTCCTTGTAACCCTCGTCGGTGAAGCCGAGGCGGTTGGCCAGCAGTTCGAGGTCACCGACGGCGATCGTGCCCGCCCCACTGAGCAGACCGGCGATCCGGCTCTGGCTGGACTCGATGATCTCCCCGGCTTCGGCCTGCGAGAGGCCCGCGGTCTCGATCATGTGCGCGATCTCGCGGCCCAGCAGGAGCTTCCTGGCGGTACGCAACTTGGCCATCGGCATGTGGGTGCCCTCTCTGCGATGTGCGGCTCGATGGTCGCCAGGGCGAGCACCCCTCCTTCCTCACCACAGAGGGTATCGCCTGGCGCTACCCGATTGGCGGGGTAGTCAAATAGTGATTATCACCGTACTGTCATCTCCAGTACATAGATGACACGCGATGAAAACTATTCATGCTATCGCGTCGATGAGTATGACCGGAGCGAGGTGAGCGATGACCATCGAGGCCGGACGACTGTTCGTCACCTGGTTCCGCAGCGGCGCCGACGGCCGGGACCACGCGGTCACCGATGAGCGGATGAGCGCGGCCCGCCGCGCGGGCGGCGACCCGGTGGCGGTGTGCGGCGCCGAGGTGCCACCCGTGCCGCTGGTGACCCCGCCGGGGCCGCGCTGCCACCGCTGCGAGCTGTGCGTGGCGGTGCGCGGGACCCCGCCCGGCGTTGAAGCCCGCCTCCGCGCCCGGCCGCACCGGCATCGCAAGCCGTCCCGGCTACGGCAACTGCTCACCAGGCTCCCGATCCGCTCCGCCGCCGGAACGTGATGATGACCCGGCCCCAGTCCAGCAACGAGGAAGCGCCCCATATCGCCGCCCTCCGGCGGGCGGTTCGTGCCGGGTTCGTGTTCCGGCAGCTCGCTGACGCCGACGGCGTGGCGGTCGCGGCGCTGTATGCCGAGCGGCGCAGTCCCGAGGGCGTGGTGGAGAACCTGGTCGTCTGCGGCATGACCGAGGCGATCGCCAGGCGGTTGCGTACCGAGGACTACCCCGGCGGGGACCCGCTCTGGGAACGCACCGGCACCGTCGCGGAGGTGATCACCGACCTGCTCGCCCTGCCGGCACACGGGTCCCCCGGTGCGCCGAGCCTCGCCCGCCGCCCTTCCGGCTCGTTATGGCTGCCCGGCATGCCATGACACTGCGCTGGCGGCCCGAGCAGTGGCCCGGTTCCGCGTGGCCGGGGTACTTCTCGCGGACCCTGCTGCACCACGTCGAGGCCGGCAACTCCGAGCGGATCTCACCCGTACTCGGCATCGCCGACTGCGGCGCGGTCTGCATCCGCCCCCGCAAGGACGTGGACTACGCGTGGTGCACCTATTGCCGAAACTGCTATCCGTCCGTCGACTGACTCCCCGCGCCGCCGAAGAGTGCCCGAACGGAGCCAAGCTGCCCGGGTTGCGGGCTCAGGGTCAATGGGTGTTCGCTGGTGCTCATGGCGGCCTTGGTTCGTGGTGGCCGGTTGTT from Amycolatopsis cihanbeyliensis includes these protein-coding regions:
- a CDS encoding helix-turn-helix domain-containing protein; this translates as MAKLRTARKLLLGREIAHMIETAGLSQAEAGEIIESSQSRIAGLLSGAGTIAVGDLELLANRLGFTDEGYKEALRELRRDNHRRGFWSTGHNRAYSEDLRLLIDLEKHADQIRSNEVEVVPGLAQTEAYARALHADQVEIEGVTTEDRVAARLARQDILDKDEPPALHFVLSESCLRRMWAPAEVMREQIEHLIALSDRPNVMIQVMPFRTPPGRRCPISNRFVLLRVPSPGEAGPLELAYTEGEGEIRYLDDKKALAAHDSAWARLTNVALRFDETREFLRMISREYTEEMNTPTPQGDRR